From Micromonospora echinaurantiaca:
CTCCGGGTCTGGCGCGGGCTCCGGCTCCCGGTCGGGCCGCACCGGCTCCAGTTGGGCGGTCGGGTAGTCGTCCGGGTCGCGGTGGCCGTTGATGCCGGCCGGCCGCTCGTCGTACGGCTGATCGCGGTACGCCTCCGGGTACGGATCGGCCGGCGGGCGGGTCAGCCCACGCGGCTCGGCGTACCGGTCCGGAACCGGGCGGCGGTCCCACGGGGCCGGTTCGACGTCCGGCTCGGGCCAGGGCAGGGCGGTCGGGCGGTCCGGGCGGTCCCAGCCGCGCGGCTCACCACCGTAGGGGTCGAGGTGGGACATCACGCACCGAGCGGAGCCGGTTCGAGATCCACCACATGACGCAAACGCACAACCATCCCCTACAGGCCCGACTGCTCCTCCGGTCGACCGGCCCGACGACCGGTCGATTCCCGCCGTTCACCGCGAGGTGGCCGGGAATCCTGCCGAGCCTACTGCACCCGCCGGGCCGGCACGGCGGACGATGTCCCGGCCTCCCGCCCGGCCCACCCGACACCCCGCCGACCAGGCACACAAGCCGGGGCGACGCGTCCCGTCGCCACCGCCGGCCCGGATCGGCACGAGGCCCGCCCCCCGGGCCGGGGACGGGCCTCGCCTGACGACGTACGGCTGGCTCAGACCTCGAGCAGCTCGGTTTCCTTGTGCTTGACCAGGTCGTCGACGTTGGCCACGTAGCGCTGGGTCAGGTCGTCCAGCTCCTTCTCGGCGCGGCGGCCCTCGTCCTCGCCGACCTCACCGTCCTTGACCAGCCGGTCGAGCTCCTCCTTGCCGCGGCGGCGGATGTTGCGGATCGCCACCTTGGCCTCCTCACCCTTGTGCCGGGCCACCTTGATCATGTCGCGGCGGCGCTCCTCGGTCATCTGGGGAAGCAGGATGCGCAGCTGGTTGCCCTCGTTGTTGGGGTTCACCCCGAGGTCGGAATCGCGGATCGCCTTCTCCATGGCGTTGATCTGCGAGTTGTCGTACGGCTTGATGATGGCCATCCGCGGCTCCGGGATGGCCACGGACGCCATCTGGGTCAGCGGCGTCGGCGTTCCGTAGTAGTCGATGATGACCTTGGAGAACATGGCCGGAGTGGCGCGGCCGGTGCGGATGGCCCCGAACTCCTCCTTGGCGTGCTCGACCGCACGCTCCATCTTCTCCTCGGCCTCGAGGAGGGTGTCGTCGATCACCGGTCTCCTCGCCTCCTTCTGTGCTCGTCGTGGGCTGTGCTGGGTGTCGGAGGACCGTCGGGTGGGCCGCGGAGCCCGCTCAGGCGGTGATCAGGGTGCCGATCTTCTCGCCCGCCACGGCACGGATGATGGTGTCGTCGCCCTGCGCGCCGAAGACCAGCATCGGCAGGCCGTTCTCCATGCAGAGGCTGAACGCGGCGGCGTCGGCGACCCGGAGGTTG
This genomic window contains:
- the frr gene encoding ribosome recycling factor — encoded protein: MIDDTLLEAEEKMERAVEHAKEEFGAIRTGRATPAMFSKVIIDYYGTPTPLTQMASVAIPEPRMAIIKPYDNSQINAMEKAIRDSDLGVNPNNEGNQLRILLPQMTEERRRDMIKVARHKGEEAKVAIRNIRRRGKEELDRLVKDGEVGEDEGRRAEKELDDLTQRYVANVDDLVKHKETELLEV